From a single Populus nigra chromosome 18, ddPopNigr1.1, whole genome shotgun sequence genomic region:
- the LOC133678903 gene encoding putative 3,4-dihydroxy-2-butanone kinase — MASQGKKLINDPNDVVTEFIEGLVETYPGLQYLDGFPEVKVVLRADHATAMLDKVAIISGGGSGHEPAHAGFVGEGMLSAAICGEVFTSPQVDAILAGIRAVTGPMGCLLIVKNYTGDRLNFGLAAEQAKSEGYKVETVIVGDDCALPPPRGIAGRRGLAGTILVHKVAGAAAAAGLSLDEVAAEAKRASEMVGTMGVALSVGTLPGQVTSDRLGPGKMELGLGIHGEPGAALADLQPVEVVVSHVLQQILSPETNYVPITRGNRVVLLVNGLGATPGMELMIAAGKAVPQLQLEHGLAVDRVYTGSFMTSLDMAGFSISIMKADEAFLQRLDAATKAPYWPVGVDGNRPPAKIPVPLPLSHSAKSDESLSRPHQLSEQGHLLEVAIEAAVNAIIDLRDNLNEWDGRVGDGDCGSTMYRGATAILEDMKKHYPLNDAAETVNEIGSSIRRVMGGTSGIIYTIFCKAACVQLKANTQSVVTSKQWAEALEASIAAVSKYGGASAGFRTLLDALIPASAVLQERLNAGDDPCTAFLLSSEAAVAGAESTKHMQAQAGRSTYISSDILATVPDPGAMAAAAWYRAAAIAIKNNYQLHE, encoded by the exons GAGGAGGAAGTGGGCATGAACCTGCCCATGCTGGATTTGTCGGAGAAGGGATGCTAAGTGCTGCTATCTGTGGAGAAGTTTTTACTTCCCCCCAAGTTGATGCAATTCTAGCT GGTATCCGAGCTGTAACTGGTCCGATGGGATGTCTTCTGATTGTCAAG AATTATACTGGCGATCGTCTAAATTTTGGTTTGGCTGCTGAGCAAGCAAAATCTGAAGGTTATAAAGTAGAG ACTGTAATTGTTGGAGATGACTGTGCTTTACCTCCACCTAGAGGCATAGCTGGACGAAGAGGGTTGGCGGGGACTATTCTTGTTCATAAG GTTGCTGGAGCTGCAGCTGCTGCTGGCCTTTCTCTTGATGAAGTTGCTGCAGAAGCGAAACGTGCATCTGAAATGGTTGGAACAATGGGTGTTGCATTGTCAGTCGGTACACTGCCTGGTCAGGTTACATCAGATCGTTTGGGCCCAGGAAAGATGGAACTAGGTCTTGGAATT CATGGTGAACCTGGTGCTGCTTTAGCGGACCTTCAGCCTGTCGAAGTGGTGGTTTCTCATGTTCTTCAACAAATTCTATCACCG GAGACTAACTATGTCCCAATTACTCGCGGCAATAGAGTGGTACTCTTGGTCAATGG aCTAGGCGCCACCCCTGGTATGGAGTTAATGATTGCAGCAGGAAAAGCAGTTCCTCAGTTGCAGCTTGAACATGGATTGGCTGTCGATAGAGTGTATACTGGATCTTTTATGACTTCCCTTGATATGGCAG GATTCTCAATTTCCATAATGAAGGCAGATGAAGCATTTTTGCAACGATTGGATGCTGCTACCAAGGCTCCATACTGGCCTGTTGGAGTAGATG GTAATCGCCCACCTGCCAAGATACCTGTTCCACTGCCACTGTCTCATTCAGCAAAGAGTGATGAG TCCTTAAGTCGGCCGCATCAGCTTAGTGAACAAGGGCATCTTCTTGAGGTGGCTATTGAAGCAGCAGTGAATGCGATCATTGATCTTAGGGACAATTTAAATGAATGGGATGGCAGAGTAGGTGATGGTGACTGTGGATCAACA ATGTATAGGGGTGCAACAGCAATTCTAGAGGACATGAAGAAGCA TTATCCCTTGAATGATGCTGCAGAAACAGTGAACGAAATTGGATCATCTATCAGAAGAGTTATGGGAGGAACCAGTGGAATTAT ATATACCATATTCTGCAAGGCAGCTTGTGTGCAGTTGAAAGCAAACACCCAGTCAGTTGTCACATCAAAACAAT GGGCTGAAGCACTTGAAGCTTCCATAGCTGCAGTCAGTAAATATGGTGGCGCTAGTGCTGGATTTCGCACATTGTTAGATGCCCTTATTCCAGCTTCAGCTGTTCTTCAGGAG AGGCTAAATGCCGGGGATGATCCTTGCACTGCCTTTCTTCTCTCATCTGAAGCAGCAGTGGCTGGAGCCGAATCAACCAAACACATGCAAGCACAG GCTGGTCGCTCAACATATATCTCCTCAGACATTCTTGCCACCGTGCCTGACCCCGGGGCCATGGCTGCAGCTGCATGGTATAGAGCAGCTGCCATAGCTATCAAAAACAACTACCAGCTTCATGAGTAG